AGCGAGCTGCGCTTGAGCACGGGGGATTCTGCCCCATCACGTGGCGGCCACGCGCTCAGCATGAGCCCCACCCAGCGGGAGAGATCGGCGCTGGAGGTGAGCATGCCGCCCATGGCGCCGAACGATCCATCGGGGAGCGCCGGTTCTTCGAGCCACTGGCCGTCCTGCAGACGATAGCCGTGGGCGAGTCGGGCGGCGGGGACGCTGCGCGCCTCCATGGTGGTGGAGGTCATGCCGAGCGGCAGCAGGATCTTGTCGCGCACATACCGCGCGTACGGCATGCCACTCACGTTCACCACGATGCGGCCGAGGATGGCGAAGCCGAAGTTCGAGTACTCGTAGCTGATGCCGGGCACGTTCGAGAACGGGATGCCCTTGGCGATCATCGCCGAGAGTTCGGCGTCGGTGCGGGCGAGCTGCTGGTCGCCCCAGGGGTTGTCTTCGGGGAAGCCCGCCGAGTGGGAGAGCAGATGGCGAATGGTGATGCGCGGCGCGTCGGTGGTGGGATAGGCGAGCGCCTTCATCTGCGGGACGTACTTCTCGGCTGGATCGTCGAGCGAGAGCTCGCCCGCATCGCGCAGCTGCAGAATGGCGAGGGCGGTGAAGCTCTTGGTCATCGACGCGATGCGAAAGACGGTGCTGGTGTCTACGGGTGCCTTGCTGGGCACCTCCCGCAGCCCCACCGCGGCAACATGCAGCAACTGTCCATCGACGACGACCCCGTAGGCGATACCAGGCACGCGACTGCGCTCGGCGAAGGCGCGCATGACAGAGTCCACCGCAGGCATGGCGCGGCGGAGCTTGGCGAGGCGATCGGGGTCGCGGAACGTCGGTGCTGGAGCAACTGATGACTGCGCACGCATCAGCG
This DNA window, taken from Gemmatimonadaceae bacterium, encodes the following:
- a CDS encoding beta-lactamase family protein; amino-acid sequence: MKILTSHLTPLTGYLAMRRFIALLLLAPTLMRAQSSVAPAPTFRDPDRLAKLRRAMPAVDSVMRAFAERSRVPGIAYGVVVDGQLLHVAAVGLREVPSKAPVDTSTVFRIASMTKSFTALAILQLRDAGELSLDDPAEKYVPQMKALAYPTTDAPRITIRHLLSHSAGFPEDNPWGDQQLARTDAELSAMIAKGIPFSNVPGISYEYSNFGFAILGRIVVNVSGMPYARYVRDKILLPLGMTSTTMEARSVPAARLAHGYRLQDGQWLEEPALPDGSFGAMGGMLTSSADLSRWVGLMLSAWPPRDGAESPVLKRSSLREMQLVARFSGGTAARNANGELAHTSGGYAYGLRVSQNCLFNHIVAHSGGLPGFGSQMRWLPEYGVGIVALGNLTYTSWGAPIDAAFEALARAGALVPRTVQPSPVLVDLQQKATRLVQQWQQPLADSIAAMNLFLDESGPRRAAAIRKLVDAAGGRCEPEGPLWAENALRGAWKLRCASGALRVGITLAPTMPPRVQEFTVVAVPLDLKVGAPPVCRP